The following nucleotide sequence is from Bacteroidales bacterium.
CAGCAAAGTCCAAACTGATGAAATTTATGATTTCTTGCATAAAACTGAAAGTTTATTTTGGTACAAAACTGCAATGAATAGAAAAATTTTTGGTAGAAAAATGCTTAAAAATTCGTATAGAACTGCTATCAGCAGGAACTGAGTCCAACGTAATTTTATTTCAGAAAGTTTAACCCAAAAACAGAGAATTATGGAAACAAAAAAGAAAATTTTAGTAGTTGATGATGACATGGATGTCATCACCATGGTGAAGGCCATTCTTGAAAAAGAGAATTACGTGGTAGTTTCGGCCATGAATAAAAAAGAAGGATTAGAAAAGCTAAGAAAAGAAAAACCAGACCTTGTAATTCTCGATGTTATGATGACGACGTATTTTGAAGGTTTTGAAATGGCTCGTGAAATGCTTGACAATCCCGAATTTAAACACATTCCATTCTTGATTCAGACATCGATCGACGTACTTATAACAAGTAAAGTTGCTGTTCAAGAAATGGCACGTGAGTTTAGAAAAGATCCAAACTTTAAGGATTTGCAGGTATTACTTGTAAAGAATATCATTGAT
It contains:
- a CDS encoding response regulator is translated as METKKKILVVDDDMDVITMVKAILEKENYVVVSAMNKKEGLEKLRKEKPDLVILDVMMTTYFEGFEMAREMLDNPEFKHIPFLIQTSIDVLITSKVAVQEMAREFRKDPNFKDLQVLLVKNIIDGTAGIDYLAEDGKSYWFNVNGFIRKPVEASKLLEEVRKFLN